Proteins encoded within one genomic window of Bacillus sp. 1NLA3E:
- the trpE gene encoding anthranilate synthase component I translates to MEQIEGDMLTPISIFQKLSGKKKFLLESSLKYENSGRYSFIGSDPVLEVKGYGEVNHIITANGEEVVKGKAIDIIKDLIPHYEHFDQSIPFVGGAVGYVSYDTIRQYEYIGLLPDDELEMPDVHLMFYEQVIIYDHLEQKVYLVASPILKDTDETKLVLLNQKRKAEIQAEYHSDGPSKVTVSTFQASTSKEDFVRNVEIAKEYISQGDIFQVVLSQRMTANLEGDPFSYYRKLRISNPSPYMYFLDFEDYVVAGSSPESLVKANQSHVITNPIAGTRPRGKNPNEDLSFEKELIADEKELAEHRMLVDLGRNDLGKICEFGSVRVHKYMEIEKYKHVMHIVSEVGGELSEQHKPADALISCLPAGTVSGAPKIRAMEIINELEGVKRGVYSGAIGYFSVNGNMDFALAIRTMVIKDEKAHIQAGAGIVFDSIPEKEYEETIHKLKTFLEGPDDFIN, encoded by the coding sequence ATGGAGCAAATAGAAGGCGATATGTTAACACCGATTTCTATCTTTCAAAAACTCAGTGGAAAGAAAAAGTTTCTGCTTGAAAGTTCCTTAAAATATGAAAATTCTGGTAGGTATTCATTCATTGGATCTGATCCTGTTTTGGAAGTTAAAGGGTATGGAGAGGTTAATCACATCATTACAGCAAATGGAGAAGAAGTTGTAAAAGGGAAGGCAATTGACATAATAAAAGATTTGATTCCTCATTATGAGCATTTTGATCAAAGCATTCCTTTTGTTGGTGGGGCAGTTGGTTATGTTAGTTATGACACGATTCGCCAATACGAATATATCGGTTTATTACCGGATGATGAACTGGAGATGCCTGATGTTCATTTGATGTTTTATGAGCAAGTCATCATTTATGATCACCTTGAGCAAAAAGTTTATTTAGTGGCTTCCCCAATCCTTAAAGACACGGATGAGACCAAATTGGTCTTGCTTAATCAAAAACGGAAAGCGGAAATACAGGCTGAATACCATTCTGATGGACCTTCAAAGGTAACGGTGTCTACCTTCCAAGCATCGACCAGTAAGGAAGACTTCGTACGCAATGTAGAAATTGCCAAAGAATATATTTCACAAGGTGATATTTTCCAAGTAGTTTTGTCACAAAGAATGACAGCAAACCTAGAGGGAGATCCATTTTCTTATTACCGAAAGTTAAGAATATCAAATCCTTCACCATATATGTATTTTTTGGATTTTGAAGATTATGTAGTCGCTGGCTCTTCACCTGAAAGCCTTGTAAAAGCGAATCAATCACATGTGATTACGAACCCAATTGCAGGAACGAGACCAAGAGGGAAAAATCCAAACGAGGATTTATCCTTCGAAAAGGAGCTAATCGCCGACGAAAAGGAATTGGCGGAACATCGAATGCTTGTTGATCTGGGGCGAAATGATTTAGGGAAAATCTGCGAGTTTGGTTCTGTTAGAGTTCACAAGTATATGGAAATTGAAAAATATAAGCATGTCATGCACATTGTTTCTGAAGTTGGTGGTGAGCTTTCAGAACAGCATAAGCCGGCAGATGCCTTAATTTCTTGCCTTCCAGCTGGGACGGTCTCGGGAGCCCCGAAAATAAGAGCAATGGAAATTATCAATGAACTTGAGGGCGTGAAAAGAGGGGTATATTCAGGTGCAATTGGTTACTTTTCAGTCAATGGCAATATGGATTTTGCCCTTGCAATCCGTACGATGGTGATAAAAGACGAAAAAGCCCATATTCAAGCAGGTGCAGGAATTGTCTTTGATTCAATTCCAGAAAAGGAATATGAAGAAACGATTCATAAATTAAAAACTTTCTTGGAGGGTCCAGATGATTTTATTAATTGA
- a CDS encoding DUF6509 family protein — protein MKITGFTVEKLEDPFGILSGDRYELYLDIEVDEDDELHLENGLRLKVLYVAEDGEGKIVSYSLLENTTDKYIDLALEAEELEIVAAFCKENLE, from the coding sequence ATGAAAATTACTGGTTTCACAGTTGAAAAATTGGAAGATCCATTTGGAATTTTAAGTGGGGATCGTTATGAGCTTTATTTAGATATCGAAGTTGATGAAGATGATGAACTTCATCTTGAAAACGGACTGCGTTTGAAGGTCCTTTACGTGGCCGAGGATGGGGAAGGAAAAATAGTAAGTTATAGCCTTCTTGAAAACACAACAGATAAATATATTGATTTAGCACTAGAGGCAGAAGAACTGGAAATTGTGGCAGCCTTTTGCAAGGAAAATCTTGAATAA
- a CDS encoding DUF2935 domain-containing protein, which produces MVGDFDKSAKLEHGFWLQILGDHARFIHDSLAPSEKQNIETANYFIQTFDRWLGRLATTDFVHLSVRAAEEANKFRTFKLEILSKLLQGNIKIHLSPTFVNHMLNELEEYIRILTYLRRGEIPPVFHELHHHTVWLLDATGHAGAIDSNLDQVEKKLKEKSMDYFKQFQDFYLKAVEMTGYLRTNLAEFPALRKFNDDISLEMNLFMNFLRELEELGLGHQALGTFAPLMADHMAREECYYLTKVAESAKIMMPNCDPTKPRQDKKI; this is translated from the coding sequence ATGGTTGGAGATTTTGATAAAAGTGCCAAGCTTGAACATGGTTTTTGGCTACAAATACTTGGAGACCATGCTCGGTTTATCCATGATTCCCTAGCACCATCAGAAAAACAGAACATTGAAACAGCAAACTACTTTATCCAAACTTTTGATCGCTGGTTAGGGAGATTAGCAACAACTGATTTTGTACATTTAAGTGTGAGAGCAGCTGAAGAGGCTAATAAATTTCGAACATTTAAACTCGAAATTTTGAGTAAACTACTGCAAGGTAACATTAAAATTCACCTTTCCCCCACCTTTGTAAATCATATGTTGAATGAATTGGAAGAGTATATTCGAATTCTAACTTATTTACGTAGAGGCGAAATCCCTCCAGTTTTCCATGAGCTACATCATCATACTGTCTGGCTCTTGGATGCTACAGGTCATGCCGGTGCGATTGATAGTAACCTTGATCAAGTAGAAAAAAAGTTGAAAGAAAAAAGCATGGACTATTTTAAACAGTTCCAAGATTTTTATCTGAAAGCGGTCGAAATGACAGGGTATTTAAGAACAAATTTAGCTGAATTCCCAGCATTACGGAAATTTAATGATGATATTTCACTTGAGATGAATCTGTTTATGAATTTTCTTCGAGAATTAGAGGAATTGGGGCTAGGCCATCAAGCGCTTGGGACTTTCGCGCCACTTATGGCAGATCATATGGCGAGGGAAGAATGCTATTACTTAACCAAAGTTGCAGAATCTGCAAAAATAATGATGCCAAACTGTGATCCAACAAAACCAAGACAAGATAAAAAAATATAA
- the trpB gene encoding tryptophan synthase subunit beta, with amino-acid sequence MTTYTLPDEKGHFGQYGGRYVPETLMKAVLELEKEYLSAMKDEDFQKQLNDLLTDYVGRETPLYYAKNLTEYANGAKIYLKREDLNHTGAHKINNALAQALLTVRMGKRKVVAETGAGQHGVATATACALLNLDCIVFMGEEDIKRQELNVFRMELLGAKVVSVTSGSATLKDAVNEALRYWVSNVEDTHYILGSVTGPHPFPMIVRDFQSVIGTETKAQHLVKEGKLPNAIVACIGGGSNSMGMFYPFINDTDVELYGVEAAGLGIDTDRHAASLTKGTPGVLHGAFMYLLQDEDGQIQEAHSISAGLDYPGVGPEHSYLNDIGRVHYEAISDEEALAGLQLLSKLEGIIPALESAHAVAYALKLAPKMSKEETLVICLSGRGDKDVYAIKARLGRN; translated from the coding sequence ATGACAACTTATACATTACCTGATGAAAAGGGACATTTTGGCCAGTACGGTGGCAGATATGTACCTGAAACATTAATGAAGGCTGTTTTAGAATTAGAAAAAGAATATCTAAGTGCGATGAAGGATGAGGATTTCCAAAAACAATTAAATGATCTTTTAACAGATTATGTGGGTAGGGAAACACCACTTTATTATGCGAAAAACTTAACAGAGTATGCAAATGGGGCAAAAATTTATTTAAAAAGAGAAGATTTGAATCATACAGGTGCACATAAAATCAATAATGCACTGGCGCAAGCATTATTGACAGTGCGGATGGGAAAACGGAAAGTAGTAGCCGAAACTGGTGCGGGTCAGCATGGAGTCGCAACAGCAACAGCTTGCGCACTGTTAAATTTGGATTGTATCGTCTTCATGGGTGAAGAAGATATTAAACGTCAAGAACTTAATGTGTTCCGGATGGAACTGCTTGGAGCAAAGGTGGTTAGCGTTACTTCGGGAAGTGCTACCTTAAAGGATGCAGTGAATGAAGCACTACGGTATTGGGTATCCAATGTCGAAGATACGCATTATATTTTAGGTTCTGTTACTGGACCTCATCCATTTCCAATGATTGTTCGCGATTTTCAAAGTGTAATTGGAACAGAAACAAAGGCTCAACATTTGGTGAAAGAAGGGAAATTACCAAACGCTATCGTTGCCTGTATAGGTGGGGGAAGCAACTCTATGGGAATGTTTTATCCGTTTATTAATGATACTGATGTTGAACTTTATGGTGTTGAGGCTGCAGGACTAGGAATTGATACAGATCGTCACGCTGCTTCTCTTACAAAAGGGACTCCTGGAGTGTTACACGGAGCTTTTATGTATTTACTGCAAGATGAGGACGGACAGATTCAAGAGGCTCATTCTATTTCGGCCGGTTTAGACTATCCTGGTGTAGGTCCCGAGCATAGCTATTTAAATGATATCGGAAGAGTTCATTATGAGGCGATTTCCGATGAAGAAGCCTTAGCAGGATTACAGCTTTTATCAAAATTAGAAGGAATCATTCCTGCGCTCGAAAGTGCTCATGCTGTAGCCTATGCCTTAAAACTCGCTCCAAAAATGAGCAAGGAAGAAACCCTTGTAATCTGTCTTTCTGGCAGAGGAGATAAGGATGTTTACGCCATTAAAGCAAGATTAGGGAGGAATTAA
- a CDS encoding MFS transporter: protein MEHMENLYSEKNTKTKSKRKGKDSVKTQRWAILSISSIPLVMTLGNSMLIPVLPAMEKALHISPFQTSMILTVYSIVAIILIPIAGFLSDHIGRKKVIIPSLIIAGIGGGISGFAAWKIGDAYWLILLGRALQGVGAAGAAPIVLPLVGDMFKNEDEVSSTLGLIETANTLGKVLSPILGAFLAGIIWYIPFLAFPFFCVMSILLMALLVKSPKTTANKIKFKKFLLDTKKVFVNNGRWLSAIFIIGGTLMFVLFGVLFYLSETLEKIYHIKDLRKGLVLALPLGALCLSSFITGKKIKENKVLMKWITFTGTVILTLAIFALSFSDALWFMITMFFICGVGIGVGLPSLDALITEGIEKEESGTISSLYSSMRFIGVAAGPPVIAILMENSGDWIFYLLGGFSVFAAIITLFAIKPDKETQKA, encoded by the coding sequence ATGGAACATATGGAAAATCTCTATTCAGAAAAGAACACTAAAACAAAGTCAAAAAGAAAAGGGAAAGACAGTGTTAAAACGCAACGTTGGGCAATCCTGTCCATCTCCTCAATTCCACTTGTTATGACGTTGGGAAACTCGATGTTGATTCCTGTATTACCAGCAATGGAAAAGGCTTTGCACATTTCCCCTTTTCAAACTAGCATGATTTTAACCGTTTACTCGATTGTAGCTATCATCCTAATCCCAATTGCTGGGTTCCTTTCTGACCATATCGGTCGAAAAAAGGTGATTATTCCAAGCTTAATCATTGCAGGAATTGGAGGGGGGATTTCAGGATTTGCCGCATGGAAGATAGGGGATGCCTATTGGCTAATTTTGCTGGGAAGAGCCTTACAAGGTGTGGGTGCGGCTGGTGCAGCACCTATTGTTCTCCCTTTAGTGGGAGATATGTTTAAAAATGAGGATGAAGTTAGCAGTACTTTAGGCCTTATTGAAACAGCAAATACGCTAGGAAAGGTTTTAAGCCCCATTTTAGGAGCTTTTCTAGCGGGAATCATTTGGTATATCCCGTTTTTAGCCTTTCCCTTCTTTTGTGTTATGTCCATTTTACTAATGGCACTTTTAGTAAAATCACCAAAAACAACAGCAAATAAAATTAAATTCAAAAAGTTTTTACTTGATACAAAAAAAGTATTTGTTAATAACGGAAGGTGGCTTTCCGCTATTTTTATCATTGGTGGAACGCTGATGTTTGTCCTATTTGGAGTGCTCTTTTATTTGTCAGAAACCCTTGAGAAAATTTACCATATTAAGGATTTACGAAAGGGGTTGGTCTTAGCCCTACCCTTGGGAGCGTTATGTCTATCTTCTTTTATTACTGGAAAAAAGATAAAAGAAAACAAAGTTTTGATGAAATGGATAACCTTTACAGGAACAGTAATTCTAACATTAGCCATTTTTGCACTTAGTTTTTCTGATGCACTTTGGTTTATGATTACCATGTTTTTCATTTGTGGAGTCGGTATCGGTGTTGGTTTGCCAAGTTTGGATGCTCTGATCACCGAGGGAATAGAAAAAGAAGAGAGCGGGACCATTTCATCTTTGTATAGTTCGATGCGATTTATTGGTGTAGCAGCTGGTCCTCCAGTAATCGCCATATTAATGGAAAACTCCGGAGATTGGATCTTCTATTTATTAGGTGGGTTTAGTGTATTCGCAGCAATCATTACACTATTTGCAATTAAGCCAGATAAAGAAACCCAAAAAGCATGA
- the trpA gene encoding tryptophan synthase subunit alpha has translation MNRIEKSFQILKEKNEKAFVPYIMAGDGGLEALIDRLVFLEKSGATAVEVGIPFSDPVADGPTIQQAGIRALNLGTTLKDVLLTIAVARKQVQIPIILMTYMNPIVAFGVQSFAEQAHLAGVDGCIIPDLPIEEEDIIVPALEKFGVELIRLVTLTSPVNRIKAIASKGKGYIYAVTVTGITGARNGFDENLGAFLQNVKALSSIPVLAGFGISTPEHVKEVSQYCDGVIVGSKIVDLFEQNNLQEIERLIKAVGTVTA, from the coding sequence ATGAACCGAATTGAAAAGTCGTTTCAAATACTTAAAGAGAAAAATGAAAAGGCCTTTGTTCCTTATATTATGGCTGGAGATGGAGGACTTGAGGCCTTAATAGATCGCCTCGTTTTCCTTGAAAAGAGTGGAGCAACGGCAGTTGAGGTAGGAATTCCATTTTCTGACCCTGTTGCAGATGGACCCACGATCCAACAGGCAGGTATTCGGGCACTTAATCTAGGTACAACCTTAAAAGATGTTTTATTAACCATTGCTGTAGCTCGGAAGCAAGTCCAAATTCCCATTATTCTTATGACCTATATGAATCCAATCGTTGCCTTTGGAGTGCAATCTTTTGCAGAGCAGGCGCACCTTGCAGGAGTGGATGGATGTATTATCCCCGATTTGCCGATTGAGGAAGAAGATATCATTGTTCCGGCTTTAGAAAAATTCGGAGTTGAACTGATTCGTTTAGTCACATTGACAAGTCCTGTAAACCGAATTAAAGCAATTGCCTCAAAAGGAAAGGGTTATATTTATGCAGTGACTGTCACTGGAATCACGGGCGCTAGAAATGGTTTTGATGAAAACTTAGGTGCATTTTTACAAAATGTAAAGGCATTGAGCTCTATTCCAGTGTTAGCGGGTTTTGGTATCTCAACTCCTGAACATGTCAAGGAAGTAAGTCAATATTGTGATGGAGTAATTGTTGGGAGTAAAATCGTCGATCTTTTTGAACAAAATAATTTACAAGAAATTGAGAGACTAATAAAAGCAGTAGGAACAGTGACTGCGTAA
- a CDS encoding IS110 family transposase — protein MKFKMQNKQNQLIERISVKHLVVGIDIAQQLHVARAVNFRGIVVGDPLTFTNNEEGFSSLLKWINNLQRINNLDESIVGMEPTGHYWINLSKWLFKHNIEVVTVNPYLVKRNKENRDNTQSKSDKKDALVIADMVKNGYYSEVRPTSESFEKLRVLMSNRDVVVKRLVSSTNQLNRWVDIVFPELRQVFKDITAKGAIATLRLFPSPVELGTMEPEEVIMGWKSIMKRQPGLKKALLLIQVAGKSVGTKQALDAYKFHLEQLLEEYDLALKQLERVEEQVTDALLKIPFAYKLLAIKGISVISLAGILGEAGDLSGFSHGNSLLRHAGLHLAEASSGKWKGQIVISKRGRSRLRRFLYLATMSLVANNPEFKAIHSYNVKVKKMKKMKSIMKLIGKLARIFVGIARRNEFYCPEKVNHIIVLAA, from the coding sequence TTGAAGTTTAAAATGCAAAACAAACAAAATCAACTAATAGAAAGAATTTCCGTTAAACATCTTGTTGTTGGGATAGATATTGCTCAACAATTACATGTAGCCCGAGCTGTTAATTTCCGCGGAATTGTAGTTGGTGATCCACTTACATTTACTAATAATGAAGAAGGATTTTCTAGTTTATTAAAATGGATTAATAATCTTCAAAGAATAAACAATTTAGATGAATCTATTGTTGGGATGGAACCTACTGGACACTATTGGATTAATCTTTCAAAATGGCTTTTTAAGCATAATATTGAAGTGGTAACGGTAAATCCCTATTTAGTAAAAAGAAATAAAGAAAATCGTGATAATACTCAATCTAAAAGTGATAAAAAAGATGCTTTGGTTATAGCTGATATGGTGAAAAACGGTTACTACTCTGAGGTTAGGCCTACATCTGAGTCATTTGAAAAACTTAGGGTTCTTATGTCTAATCGTGATGTAGTTGTTAAGCGTCTCGTAAGTTCTACTAACCAATTAAATCGGTGGGTAGATATTGTATTTCCCGAACTCCGACAGGTGTTTAAAGATATTACCGCTAAAGGGGCAATTGCAACCCTTCGTCTATTCCCATCCCCTGTAGAATTAGGAACTATGGAGCCCGAGGAAGTAATAATGGGTTGGAAATCAATCATGAAGAGACAACCTGGTTTAAAAAAGGCACTATTACTCATTCAGGTAGCTGGAAAATCAGTTGGAACAAAGCAAGCACTTGATGCTTATAAATTTCATTTGGAACAATTATTAGAGGAATATGATTTAGCTTTAAAACAACTCGAAAGAGTGGAGGAACAAGTTACTGATGCTCTATTAAAGATCCCTTTCGCTTATAAATTACTTGCCATTAAAGGCATTAGTGTAATTTCATTGGCAGGTATTTTAGGTGAGGCAGGAGATTTAAGTGGTTTTTCTCATGGGAATTCTTTGCTTCGCCATGCTGGATTACACTTAGCTGAAGCAAGTTCAGGGAAGTGGAAAGGTCAAATTGTCATCTCTAAGCGAGGAAGGTCTAGACTACGACGTTTCCTATATTTAGCTACAATGAGTCTTGTAGCGAATAATCCGGAATTTAAAGCAATTCACTCCTATAATGTAAAAGTAAAAAAGATGAAGAAAATGAAGTCAATCATGAAATTGATTGGGAAACTTGCGAGGATTTTTGTGGGCATCGCTCGCCGAAATGAGTTCTACTGTCCTGAAAAAGTTAACCACATTATTGTGTTGGCAGCATAG
- a CDS encoding ROK family protein, which translates to MKKYIAFDVGGTEVKHGLLLGNGTILSKDSYDTQCNNLAIFLNDMEKTIKMYTRTHQVLGVAISLPGSINPYTGFSERSGSITALSNKNLKQLLEQRISLQVEIENDVKVLEVANLVL; encoded by the coding sequence ATGAAAAAGTATATAGCCTTTGACGTGGGTGGGACAGAAGTAAAACATGGACTCCTATTAGGAAATGGGACGATTCTTTCAAAAGATAGTTACGATACCCAGTGCAATAATCTTGCCATTTTTTTAAACGATATGGAAAAAACAATTAAAATGTATACAAGAACTCACCAAGTATTAGGTGTGGCAATTAGTTTACCGGGTTCTATAAACCCCTATACAGGTTTTTCAGAACGATCTGGCTCTATAACAGCACTCAGTAATAAGAATCTTAAACAGTTATTAGAACAAAGAATCTCTCTACAGGTAGAAATTGAAAATGATGTAAAAGTTTTAGAGGTGGCGAATTTGGTTTTATGA
- a CDS encoding anthranilate synthase component II, giving the protein MILLIDNYDSFTYNLYQYFGELGEEISVARNDRLTIDDINRLKPEAIILSPGPGRPENAGICVEVIQAFYQVTPILGICLGHQAIGYAFGGSIKRAENIMHGKTSNVEHTGTGLFEGLPQHLEVMRYHSLVISQSTLPEELINVGFATSDHEIMAIKHYKFPTYGLQFHPESVGTVHGKKMLANFLKVIREEKKHEIIS; this is encoded by the coding sequence ATGATTTTATTAATTGATAACTACGATTCCTTTACTTATAACTTGTATCAATATTTTGGTGAGCTTGGTGAGGAAATCTCTGTTGCTAGAAATGATCGACTAACCATAGACGACATTAACAGGTTAAAACCTGAAGCGATTATCCTATCTCCAGGACCGGGAAGGCCTGAAAATGCAGGGATTTGTGTAGAAGTGATTCAAGCGTTTTATCAAGTGACCCCTATCTTAGGAATTTGCCTCGGTCATCAGGCGATTGGGTATGCCTTTGGAGGATCGATTAAGCGGGCAGAAAATATTATGCATGGAAAGACGTCTAATGTGGAACATACCGGCACCGGGCTATTTGAAGGGTTACCACAACACCTGGAAGTTATGCGTTATCATTCTTTAGTGATTTCACAATCAACGCTCCCTGAAGAGTTAATAAATGTGGGATTCGCAACAAGTGATCATGAAATCATGGCGATTAAGCATTATAAATTTCCTACTTATGGATTACAATTCCACCCTGAATCAGTCGGAACTGTTCATGGGAAAAAGATGTTGGCGAATTTTTTAAAGGTGATCAGAGAGGAGAAAAAACATGAAATTATATCTTGA
- the trpD gene encoding anthranilate phosphoribosyltransferase, whose product MKLYLEQLSEQRSLSELEMENAVKQLFSEEVSDSEMAAFIIGLKMKGETVDEIIGLVNVMREYALPFTSKFPNVIDNCGTGGDGSKSFNISTTSAFVMAGVGIPVAKHGNRSISSKTGSADVLENLGINLNLSPEASQDILDKIGISFLFAPNVHPKVKRIMKVRKDLRIPTIFNLIGPLTNPINLDYQLLGIYRRDLLDLFATVLLKLGRKRAVVLNGAGFMDEASLQGDNHLVIVDNGTITNKILHPEEVGLSVYNNQEIVGGDAKVNADILMRVLKGEKGVYRDTVLLNAGIGIYTAQKADSIKQGIHIAKESIDSGAALSKLEQLIEMSQGFHQEVI is encoded by the coding sequence ATGAAATTATATCTTGAACAATTATCCGAGCAACGTTCATTATCTGAATTAGAAATGGAGAATGCTGTAAAGCAATTATTTTCGGAAGAAGTTTCTGATAGTGAAATGGCCGCATTTATCATTGGCTTGAAAATGAAAGGCGAAACCGTTGATGAAATCATTGGTTTGGTAAATGTAATGCGAGAATATGCTTTGCCGTTTACAAGTAAATTTCCTAACGTTATCGACAATTGCGGAACTGGGGGAGACGGTTCGAAAAGCTTTAACATTAGCACGACCTCCGCGTTTGTCATGGCGGGTGTTGGAATTCCAGTTGCCAAACATGGAAATCGAAGTATTTCAAGTAAAACGGGCAGTGCGGATGTCCTTGAGAATTTGGGAATTAATTTAAATTTATCTCCTGAGGCGTCACAAGATATTTTAGATAAAATTGGAATATCATTCCTTTTTGCACCTAATGTTCATCCAAAGGTAAAAAGGATCATGAAGGTTCGTAAGGATTTACGGATACCGACTATTTTTAATTTAATCGGCCCATTAACAAACCCTATCAATTTAGATTACCAATTATTAGGGATTTACCGCAGGGATTTACTTGATTTGTTTGCGACAGTCCTTTTAAAGCTAGGTAGAAAACGTGCTGTTGTTTTAAATGGAGCAGGGTTTATGGATGAAGCATCACTTCAAGGAGATAACCATTTGGTCATTGTCGATAATGGTACCATTACGAATAAAATCCTTCATCCGGAAGAAGTCGGGCTTTCCGTTTATAATAATCAGGAAATTGTTGGCGGTGATGCTAAAGTGAATGCAGATATCCTAATGAGAGTTCTAAAAGGAGAAAAAGGTGTCTACCGTGATACGGTATTACTAAATGCTGGAATTGGTATTTACACAGCTCAAAAGGCTGATTCGATTAAACAGGGTATCCATATAGCAAAGGAAAGCATCGACTCTGGTGCAGCACTTTCCAAATTAGAGCAATTGATTGAAATGAGTCAAGGCTTTCATCAAGAGGTGATATAA
- a CDS encoding phosphoribosylanthranilate isomerase: MKVKICGITDLNTAQHAVSYGADAIGFVFAESKRRIEPNSAGEISVQLPPNIEKIGVFVNETRERIEEIVLKAKLTMVQLHGDESPAFCNSLSVPVIKALSIESEKDLEEINRYSCEMILLDSPKGKYRGGNGTSFDWELLIGSDLPNKKIILAGGLNLGNVERAIQICHPFMVDVSSGVETDGRKDVKKMKVFLEKVKNTSKMEEIEK, encoded by the coding sequence TTGAAAGTAAAAATTTGTGGCATTACTGATTTAAATACGGCCCAACATGCTGTATCTTATGGAGCGGACGCAATTGGTTTCGTTTTCGCTGAAAGTAAGCGAAGAATAGAACCTAATTCTGCAGGTGAAATATCTGTACAATTACCACCTAACATCGAAAAAATTGGAGTATTTGTCAATGAAACGAGAGAGCGGATTGAAGAAATTGTTTTAAAGGCAAAATTAACAATGGTTCAGCTGCATGGTGATGAATCCCCGGCATTTTGTAATTCCTTATCTGTTCCGGTCATTAAAGCTTTGAGTATCGAATCTGAAAAAGATCTTGAGGAAATCAATCGGTACTCGTGTGAAATGATTTTATTAGATAGTCCTAAGGGGAAGTATCGAGGCGGAAACGGTACTAGTTTTGATTGGGAGCTCCTTATAGGATCAGACTTACCAAATAAGAAAATCATTCTTGCTGGTGGATTAAATTTAGGAAACGTCGAGCGTGCCATCCAAATCTGTCATCCCTTCATGGTTGATGTAAGTTCAGGAGTCGAAACAGATGGTAGGAAAGATGTTAAGAAAATGAAGGTATTTTTAGAGAAAGTAAAGAATACTTCGAAGATGGAGGAGATCGAAAAATGA
- the trpC gene encoding indole-3-glycerol phosphate synthase TrpC: MGTILDRIIDVKKTELDYLRGLELINDPDRIRRSFIDKIRQANEMKIIAEFKRASPSKGDINPNLNPQDQAQLYAKFGADAISVLTDTTFFKGSFADLQAVRKVVDLPILCKDFMIDKIQIDIAKQAGADLILLIAAALEEQQLVELYHYAISKNLEVLVEIHDEEDLKKANSAKARLIGINNRNLKTFEVNLETFEHLAPLVKQTGAFIISESGIKSVSDVNRVNQAGANGILVGETFMTSENLKETIQQLKLPTRTVI; this comes from the coding sequence ATGGGAACTATTTTGGATCGAATAATTGATGTAAAGAAAACAGAACTTGATTATCTTCGAGGGTTAGAATTAATCAATGATCCTGACCGAATTAGAAGGTCATTTATTGATAAAATCCGCCAAGCAAATGAAATGAAAATTATTGCTGAATTCAAACGGGCTTCTCCTTCAAAAGGAGATATTAATCCTAATCTAAATCCCCAAGATCAAGCACAATTATATGCCAAATTTGGTGCAGATGCGATTTCAGTTTTAACTGATACAACCTTTTTTAAAGGGTCTTTTGCTGATCTACAAGCTGTTCGAAAAGTGGTGGATTTACCCATTTTATGTAAAGATTTCATGATCGATAAAATTCAAATTGATATAGCCAAACAAGCCGGTGCAGATCTCATTTTGTTAATCGCTGCAGCGTTAGAAGAACAGCAACTAGTAGAGCTTTATCATTATGCAATTTCAAAGAATTTAGAAGTATTGGTTGAAATTCATGATGAAGAGGACCTTAAAAAAGCTAATTCGGCGAAGGCAAGGCTAATTGGGATCAATAATCGGAATTTAAAAACCTTTGAAGTGAATCTGGAAACCTTTGAACATCTTGCACCATTAGTGAAACAGACTGGAGCTTTTATCATTAGTGAAAGTGGTATTAAGTCTGTCTCGGATGTAAATAGAGTTAATCAGGCAGGCGCTAATGGTATTTTAGTAGGTGAAACGTTTATGACTTCAGAAAACCTAAAAGAAACAATACAACAATTAAAGCTACCAACCCGGACGGTGATTTAA